The window TACGCGGGGCTCTCCTACGTCTCTTTCCTCCTCCCCGGCGTGTGCGCCATGACGGTGCTGTTCGGCGCCAGCCAGGCGGGAATCGACCTCGTGCGTGACCTGCAGACCGGCTTCGCGCAGCGGATGGCCCGCGCCACGGCGCACCCCGGCTGGCTGCTGGCCGGGAAGCTGGCGGGCGACGTGTCGCGGCTCCTCGCACAGGCCCTGGTCGTCGCGCTGCTGGGGATGGCGCTCGGCGCGCGGCTGAATGTCGGTCTCTGGGGGATATTGGTCGCGGCGCTGGGGCTGGCGGCGTTCGCGGTGGCGTACGCCAGCCTGTCGTGCTGGATCGCGCTGAAGACCGGGGCGCCGGAGAGCATGGCGGTGTTCGTCCACGTGGTGAACCTGCCGCTGCTCTTCACCAGCACGGCGCTCGTGCCCACGCGGCAGATGCCGGGATGGCTGGCCGAGGTCGCGCGCTGGAATCCCCTGACGCAGGTG of the Longimicrobium sp. genome contains:
- a CDS encoding ABC transporter permease produces the protein MSAALRVVGETARRSWLKSLRRPVPLTFSFVQPLFWILIFGFLFHRFALGGEYAGLSYVSFLLPGVCAMTVLFGASQAGIDLVRDLQTGFAQRMARATAHPGWLLAGKLAGDVSRLLAQALVVALLGMALGARLNVGLWGILVAALGLAAFAVAYASLSCWIALKTGAPESMAVFVHVVNLPLLFTSTALVPTRQMPGWLAEVARWNPLTQVADALRQALLFARMPDAAALLVPLAILAALLFALARHAMARAGEE